From one Chloroflexota bacterium genomic stretch:
- a CDS encoding metalloregulator ArsR/SmtB family transcription factor, whose translation MKILGLLAQRECSVDELATLLSIKAPTVSHHLQSLKNLGVVAMRKDGNDHLYRLDVDHLNTLSKDVFSSLSKEKVVHLAGDVEYDTWQKKVLETYVDAEQILEIPYGYKKRLVVLKWLINYFDKDKRYTEREVNEIIKQHHPDTASLRRAFISNKLMAREGGGGLYWRIPWQMPELK comes from the coding sequence ATCAAGATTTTAGGGTTGCTGGCGCAACGCGAATGCAGCGTTGATGAGCTCGCTACTCTGCTGTCGATCAAAGCGCCGACTGTATCGCACCATCTGCAATCACTGAAAAATTTGGGGGTGGTCGCGATGCGTAAAGATGGCAACGATCATCTCTATCGCCTGGATGTCGATCATCTGAACACCCTATCCAAAGATGTTTTTTCTTCGTTGAGCAAAGAAAAGGTTGTGCATCTGGCCGGAGATGTAGAGTATGACACCTGGCAGAAAAAGGTACTGGAGACGTATGTAGATGCTGAGCAAATTCTTGAAATCCCCTATGGGTATAAAAAGCGCCTGGTCGTACTCAAATGGCTAATCAATTATTTTGATAAGGATAAACGCTATACTGAAAGGGAAGTCAATGAGATTATCAAACAGCATCACCCTGATACAGCATCGCTGAGGCGCGCTTTTATCAGCAATAAATTAATGGCTCGCGAAGGCGGTGGGGGTCTTTACTGGCGCATTCCCTGGCAAATGCCAGAATTAAAATAA